One part of the Phycisphaerae bacterium genome encodes these proteins:
- a CDS encoding flagellar basal body P-ring protein FlgI translates to MRRCTPTIGLLLAATAGALGADVRVQDIARLQGQRTNRLMGYGLVVGLPGTGDGEKYLPTMRSLARMHERYHAPILDEAEVKGNRSIALVSVEAVIPEHGAREGQALDVIVSAVGTCKSLRGGQLLTTPLQYAMFAEDDPATQRILALAAGALETPDEKTPTRAVIRAGAVLEADFLYTFMQDGCITLVLDDAHAGWTWAHMVARAVNHELSSPAGRGAPADAGATVANATPAVATSPRNVVVRIPPYELDSPARFISTVEETPLFDLPAPAAVVTINRTTKNVAFTSGVRVSPTVLQIPGVGTVRIGTTETPPDTPPTPGNTIGFNELFDTLSAIKVTPDQLIDAIEHLHRSGTLHAQIQYK, encoded by the coding sequence ATGCGTAGATGCACACCGACAATCGGACTGCTGCTGGCCGCGACGGCTGGCGCCCTCGGCGCCGACGTCCGCGTGCAGGACATCGCGCGGCTCCAGGGCCAGCGCACCAACCGGCTGATGGGCTACGGCCTGGTGGTCGGCCTGCCCGGCACGGGCGACGGCGAGAAGTACCTGCCGACCATGCGGTCACTGGCCCGCATGCACGAGCGCTACCACGCGCCGATCCTGGACGAGGCCGAGGTCAAGGGCAACCGCAGCATCGCGCTGGTTTCCGTCGAGGCGGTGATCCCCGAGCACGGCGCCCGCGAAGGCCAGGCGCTGGACGTGATTGTCTCCGCCGTGGGCACCTGCAAGAGCCTGCGGGGCGGGCAATTACTCACGACGCCGCTGCAGTACGCCATGTTCGCCGAGGACGATCCGGCCACGCAGCGGATCCTGGCGCTGGCCGCCGGGGCGCTGGAGACGCCGGACGAGAAGACACCGACGCGCGCGGTCATCCGCGCGGGTGCGGTGCTGGAAGCGGATTTCCTGTACACGTTCATGCAGGACGGATGCATCACGCTGGTGCTGGATGACGCACATGCGGGGTGGACCTGGGCGCACATGGTCGCGCGGGCCGTGAACCACGAGCTGTCCAGCCCCGCCGGCCGCGGGGCGCCGGCCGACGCAGGCGCGACGGTGGCGAACGCGACGCCGGCGGTGGCCACCAGCCCGAGAAACGTGGTGGTGCGCATCCCGCCGTATGAGCTGGACAGTCCGGCCCGCTTTATCAGCACGGTGGAAGAGACGCCGCTGTTCGATCTGCCGGCGCCGGCTGCCGTGGTGACGATCAACCGCACGACCAAGAACGTCGCGTTCACGTCGGGGGTGCGGGTCTCACCGACCGTGCTCCAGATCCCAGGCGTGGGGACGGTGCGCATCGGCACGACGGAAACGCCGCCGGACACGCCGCCGACGCCCGGCAACACGATCGGGTTCAACGAGCTGTTTGACACGCTGTCGGCGATCAAGGTGACCCCGGACCAGTTGATCGACGCAATCGAGCACCTGCACCGCAGCGGCACGCTGCACGCGCAGATTCAATACAAGTAG
- a CDS encoding flagellar basal body L-ring protein FlgH, translating into MSHTRTLRRVEWWLALAAAVVALTAAPRPAQAQNNSLLGNGWRAADAARDTPAPASSGAALLGTAGNARATLAQDRPEPKPNTVLLRSSPFAVKTPDPEKIKVHDLVTIIVRESKTATTDSKLESKKDWKLDSALTKWIRFSDKHGLIPAKQEQGSPAVLFDFKNDYKGDGSYDRKDELTTRVTARVIDVKPNGNLVLEAVKEIMIDDEGYRITLTGECRSKDVMPDNTILSTQIADPVIDVQHSGAVRDATRRGWIQRALDLVRIF; encoded by the coding sequence GTGAGCCACACGCGCACACTGCGGCGGGTCGAGTGGTGGCTCGCGCTGGCGGCAGCCGTGGTCGCGCTGACGGCCGCGCCGCGTCCGGCGCAGGCGCAGAACAACTCGCTGCTGGGCAACGGATGGCGGGCGGCGGACGCGGCGCGCGACACGCCGGCGCCGGCGTCCAGCGGCGCGGCACTGCTCGGCACCGCGGGCAACGCGCGCGCCACGCTGGCCCAAGACCGTCCGGAGCCCAAGCCAAACACGGTGCTGCTGCGCAGCTCGCCGTTCGCGGTGAAGACTCCCGATCCCGAGAAGATCAAGGTCCATGACCTGGTCACGATTATCGTGCGCGAGAGCAAGACCGCGACGACCGACTCGAAACTCGAGTCAAAGAAAGACTGGAAGCTGGACTCGGCCCTGACGAAGTGGATCCGCTTCAGCGACAAGCACGGGCTCATCCCGGCGAAGCAGGAGCAGGGCAGCCCGGCGGTGCTGTTCGACTTCAAGAACGACTACAAGGGCGACGGCTCGTATGACCGCAAGGACGAGCTGACCACGCGCGTGACGGCGCGGGTCATCGACGTGAAGCCCAACGGCAACCTCGTCCTCGAGGCGGTCAAGGAAATCATGATCGACGACGAAGGCTACCGGATCACACTGACGGGCGAATGCCGGAGCAAGGACGTGATGCCGGACAACACGATCCTGAGCACGCAGATCGCTGACCCGGTGATCGACGTGCAGCACTCGGGCGCGGTGCGGGACGCGACCCGCCGTGGCTGGATCCAGCGGGCGCTCGACCTCGTACGGATCTTCTAG
- a CDS encoding flagellar hook-basal body protein, producing the protein MIYGLYNSAAGMLTSEYRQAVLANNIANADTVGFRRDIATFAERVPARAAGIRQGASAVDLAGLSGGMWLGETFTDHTAGTPVATGNPYDVALDGPGFLAVEVDGQTLYTRDGRMTRRDDGLLVAASDGAPILGRGGMPIRLNPHGGDISVDTQGRVQQDGAVVGELELVDFADYGTLRKAGAARFAGPAEGTVEAPVLVQAGYVESASVQPVNELVSMIQAAHAYQMNARMIALQDESAGKLINVVLRT; encoded by the coding sequence GTGATCTACGGGCTGTACAACTCGGCCGCGGGAATGCTGACCAGCGAGTACCGCCAGGCGGTGCTGGCCAACAACATCGCGAACGCCGACACCGTCGGCTTCCGGCGCGACATCGCGACGTTTGCCGAGCGCGTGCCGGCCCGCGCCGCCGGTATTCGCCAGGGTGCCAGCGCGGTTGACCTGGCCGGGCTCTCCGGCGGGATGTGGCTCGGCGAGACTTTTACCGACCACACGGCGGGCACCCCGGTCGCGACCGGCAATCCGTACGACGTGGCCCTGGACGGACCGGGCTTTCTGGCGGTCGAGGTGGACGGACAAACGCTCTACACGCGCGACGGGCGCATGACCAGACGCGACGACGGGCTGCTCGTCGCGGCGAGCGACGGGGCGCCGATTCTGGGCCGCGGCGGCATGCCGATCCGGCTCAATCCGCACGGCGGCGACATCAGCGTGGACACGCAGGGGCGCGTGCAGCAGGACGGGGCCGTTGTCGGCGAGCTGGAACTGGTGGACTTCGCCGACTACGGCACGCTCCGTAAAGCCGGAGCGGCGCGCTTCGCCGGCCCCGCTGAAGGGACCGTGGAAGCCCCCGTGCTGGTGCAGGCGGGCTACGTCGAGAGCGCGAGCGTGCAGCCGGTAAACGAGCTCGTGAGCATGATTCAGGCCGCGCACGCGTACCAGATGAACGCGCGCATGATTGCGCTCCAGGACGAATCGGCCGGCAAGCTGATCAACGTGGTCCTGCGGACGTAG
- the flgA gene encoding flagellar basal body P-ring formation protein FlgA — protein sequence MSRLLLLAVCLMGTAGVAGAADADADTVSLRLRPQTTVYGEAVTLGDVLVFASAADELTERIAGEPVCADAARPLTAVSHDTIVRRLDELGVNLSRVLVGGALQCVITRPPPAQPLEPESVAAPLLGAPAAPVAEGGRALAEVLRAHVNGELASLGGTAEIDFERAGQEFLQLTTPPWDFGVSSSSRDKLGLREFHVVIRRDGHVQRKVDLYAQVRLVRPVVVARRPLNPGNFIRSDDVAVETRVFADAAHRGPSQIEEVVGQQIKRFVPAGEAVRADAIKPADLVVRSRPVTVTNDNSAVHVRLTGMALDSGGYGDTVRIRMGDTRGERQLLRGVVTGLGTVRLVEGNL from the coding sequence ATGAGCAGGCTACTGCTGCTGGCGGTCTGTCTGATGGGGACGGCGGGCGTGGCCGGCGCCGCCGACGCCGACGCCGATACCGTCTCCCTGCGGCTCCGCCCGCAGACGACGGTGTACGGCGAAGCCGTCACGCTCGGGGACGTGCTGGTGTTCGCGAGCGCGGCGGACGAGCTGACCGAGCGCATCGCCGGCGAGCCGGTGTGCGCCGATGCGGCCCGACCGCTGACCGCGGTGAGCCACGACACGATCGTGCGGCGTCTGGACGAACTGGGCGTGAACCTGTCGCGCGTGCTGGTCGGCGGCGCGCTGCAATGCGTGATTACGCGGCCGCCGCCGGCGCAGCCCCTGGAGCCCGAGTCCGTCGCGGCCCCGCTGCTGGGCGCGCCGGCCGCGCCCGTCGCGGAGGGGGGGCGCGCGCTCGCGGAGGTTCTGCGGGCCCACGTCAATGGCGAGCTGGCCAGTCTGGGCGGGACCGCGGAGATCGACTTCGAACGCGCGGGGCAGGAGTTTCTGCAGCTCACGACGCCGCCGTGGGATTTCGGCGTGAGCAGCAGCAGCCGGGACAAGCTGGGGCTGCGTGAGTTTCACGTGGTGATCCGCCGGGACGGCCATGTGCAGCGCAAGGTGGACTTGTACGCCCAGGTGCGCCTGGTGCGTCCGGTGGTGGTGGCCCGGCGGCCGCTAAACCCGGGGAATTTCATCCGAAGCGACGACGTGGCCGTGGAGACGCGGGTGTTTGCGGATGCGGCGCACCGCGGCCCGAGCCAGATCGAGGAAGTCGTTGGCCAGCAGATCAAACGCTTCGTGCCCGCGGGCGAGGCCGTGCGCGCCGATGCCATCAAGCCCGCCGACCTGGTCGTACGCTCGCGGCCGGTGACGGTCACGAACGACAACAGCGCCGTACATGTGCGGTTGACCGGCATGGCCCTGGATTCTGGCGGCTACGGCGACACGGTGCGCATCCGGATGGGTGACACCCGCGGCGAGCGCCAGTTGCTGCGCGGCGTGGTGACCGGCCTGGGTACGGTGCGACTGGTGGAGGGCAACCTGTGA
- a CDS encoding terpene cyclase/mutase family protein: MRKRRLVRAGQLLILVLAALAVALPLILRPSVGTRPASPRPAVVDSNGPAETEPPPAEEPVPYQPEPTTPGPARDEAPASTTDRRHVSQGPPAPGADATSRPAAAGRNSEWDRSDEAKRRGMEQFGGTPLTEGAVESGLAWLAAHQAEDGTWDRLHFDRRCPRDDRCTGVALQRETDDLTAGVTGLALLAFLGAGYTDRAGPYPEVVRSAVGALLRRQEPHGGFSQGDSMAGYNDALGTLALAEYLALTQDDRVRAPLARAVARIVANQQARGGWDYVRSPTSGRNDTSITAWMVQALHACAAAGVAVPQETLVRAAMHFTQATEPDGRVRYADAGAGYELDATLHPVYRYGVGMLAAGLTCEQLLGWRQDSTTPLLQCALLASELPSAARARGRDATGAHNEYYWYYGTLAMFQRGGDDWERWNARLRDAILPLQDRSKTKSGKKRHTYGSWPPYGASWGQFGRMGGRVYTTAICTLTLEIYYRHTPAFLAGELHFTADDWRMHLRARTPRDRLALVACLAQLRVEVCEPVLVDLLADPERPVALAAAEALAMIDSPMGVALIDDVITMLPPWERAGLERALARGKAVAALPSVEGEVRMFDARAGLATLELPRSYVGMPVRVLRGDDLIAQMQVIQRFTGRNVVVAQLVSDRRATPQRGDRVVGP; the protein is encoded by the coding sequence ATGCGTAAGCGACGCCTGGTGCGCGCCGGCCAGCTCTTGATCCTTGTGCTGGCGGCACTTGCGGTGGCCCTGCCCTTGATCCTCCGCCCGTCGGTCGGAACGCGTCCCGCATCGCCGAGGCCCGCCGTAGTGGACAGCAATGGCCCAGCCGAAACCGAGCCCCCGCCCGCGGAAGAGCCGGTCCCCTACCAGCCGGAGCCCACGACGCCGGGACCCGCTCGCGACGAGGCGCCGGCATCAACGACCGATCGCCGGCACGTAAGTCAGGGCCCGCCAGCTCCGGGAGCGGATGCGACCTCGCGCCCAGCCGCGGCCGGACGCAACTCCGAATGGGACCGCTCGGACGAAGCCAAGCGGCGCGGCATGGAGCAGTTCGGCGGTACGCCGCTGACGGAGGGCGCCGTCGAGTCCGGTCTGGCATGGCTCGCAGCCCACCAGGCGGAAGACGGCACTTGGGACCGCCTGCACTTCGACCGCCGCTGCCCGCGTGATGACCGCTGCACGGGCGTCGCGCTGCAGCGTGAGACGGACGACCTGACGGCGGGCGTGACGGGCCTGGCGCTGCTCGCGTTCCTGGGCGCGGGCTACACGGACCGTGCCGGCCCCTACCCCGAAGTGGTGCGCAGCGCGGTGGGTGCGCTGTTGCGCCGGCAGGAGCCGCACGGCGGGTTCTCGCAGGGCGACAGTATGGCCGGCTACAACGACGCCCTCGGAACCCTGGCGCTGGCGGAGTATCTGGCGCTCACGCAGGACGACCGCGTCCGCGCGCCGCTCGCGCGGGCGGTCGCGCGCATCGTGGCGAATCAGCAGGCGCGCGGCGGCTGGGACTATGTCCGCTCTCCAACCTCGGGCCGAAATGACACTTCCATCACGGCGTGGATGGTCCAGGCGCTGCATGCCTGCGCGGCGGCCGGTGTGGCGGTACCGCAGGAGACGCTGGTGCGCGCCGCCATGCACTTCACGCAGGCCACCGAGCCGGACGGGCGGGTACGCTACGCCGATGCCGGCGCGGGCTACGAGCTGGATGCCACTCTGCACCCGGTCTACAGGTACGGCGTCGGGATGCTGGCGGCGGGACTGACGTGCGAGCAACTGCTGGGCTGGCGCCAGGATAGCACGACGCCGCTGCTGCAGTGCGCGCTGCTGGCCAGTGAGCTGCCGTCGGCGGCGCGGGCGCGGGGACGCGACGCGACGGGGGCGCACAACGAGTACTATTGGTACTATGGCACGCTGGCGATGTTCCAGCGCGGCGGCGACGACTGGGAGCGCTGGAACGCCCGGCTGCGCGACGCGATCCTGCCGCTGCAGGATCGCTCCAAGACCAAGTCGGGTAAGAAGCGGCACACGTACGGCAGTTGGCCGCCGTATGGCGCCAGCTGGGGGCAGTTCGGGCGGATGGGCGGGCGCGTCTATACGACCGCGATCTGCACGCTGACGCTGGAGATCTATTATCGGCACACGCCGGCGTTCCTGGCGGGCGAGCTGCACTTTACGGCGGATGACTGGCGGATGCACCTGCGCGCGCGGACGCCGCGCGATCGGCTGGCGCTGGTGGCGTGCCTGGCGCAGTTGCGCGTCGAGGTGTGCGAGCCGGTGCTGGTCGATCTGCTGGCCGACCCGGAGCGACCGGTCGCGTTGGCGGCGGCGGAAGCGCTGGCCATGATCGACTCGCCGATGGGGGTGGCGCTGATCGATGACGTGATCACGATGCTGCCGCCGTGGGAGCGCGCGGGGCTGGAGCGGGCGCTGGCGCGCGGCAAAGCGGTGGCGGCGCTGCCGTCCGTCGAGGGGGAGGTGCGGATGTTCGACGCGCGCGCCGGGCTGGCGACCCTGGAGTTGCCACGGAGCTACGTCGGCATGCCCGTACGCGTGCTGCGCGGCGACGACCTGATCGCACAGATGCAGGTAATTCAGCGCTTCACCGGGCGTAACGTGGTGGTCGCCCAACTCGTGTCCGACCGGCGCGCGACACCGCAACGTGGCGACCGCGTCGTCGGGCCATGA
- the flgG gene encoding flagellar basal-body rod protein FlgG, with amino-acid sequence MAITALHTAATGMQALSTKIDVIANNIANADTPGFKAARANFQDLLYQIRAQPGVQTSDESETPLGTEVGLGVALSNTQVIFKQGSATPTGEPLDIMIQGDGFFQVELPGGATGYTRAGNFVRNANGELVLGNSYGYRLKDSPTIPDDVPKENVGISSDGRIMATNPDGTTEELGQIELARFVNPNGLLQRGANIFTATQASGEPIEGTPGEQGLGEIMAAHLEQSTTEAVAELVELIKAQRVFQMNSQTIQAADESLRTIANLRR; translated from the coding sequence ATGGCCATCACCGCACTCCATACCGCCGCGACGGGCATGCAGGCCCTGTCGACGAAGATCGATGTGATCGCGAACAACATCGCGAACGCCGACACGCCGGGGTTCAAGGCCGCGCGCGCGAACTTCCAGGATCTGCTGTACCAGATTCGCGCGCAGCCGGGCGTGCAGACGAGCGACGAAAGCGAGACGCCGCTGGGCACGGAGGTCGGCCTGGGCGTGGCCCTGAGCAACACGCAGGTGATCTTCAAGCAGGGCTCGGCGACGCCGACCGGCGAGCCGCTGGACATCATGATCCAGGGCGACGGGTTCTTTCAGGTCGAGCTGCCCGGCGGAGCGACGGGGTACACCCGCGCCGGGAACTTCGTCCGCAACGCGAACGGTGAACTCGTGCTGGGCAACAGCTACGGCTACCGTCTGAAGGATTCGCCGACCATTCCGGACGACGTTCCGAAGGAAAACGTCGGCATCTCGAGCGATGGCCGGATCATGGCGACGAACCCGGACGGCACGACCGAGGAGCTCGGTCAGATCGAGCTCGCGCGGTTCGTGAACCCCAACGGTCTGCTGCAGCGCGGAGCGAACATCTTCACGGCGACGCAGGCCTCGGGGGAGCCCATCGAGGGGACCCCTGGCGAGCAGGGCCTGGGCGAGATCATGGCGGCGCATCTCGAGCAGAGCACGACCGAGGCCGTCGCCGAGCTGGTCGAACTGATCAAGGCCCAACGCGTGTTCCAGATGAACTCACAGACGATCCAGGCGGCCGACGAGTCGCTGCGGACCATCGCCAATCTGCGGAGGTAG